The genomic interval AAACGAGCATACCGACAGAGACAAACAGCCCCCCCATTAACACCAATCCAATATAACTGGCAATTATTGCACCATAATCGGGGGAACCCACCCATGCCAGAAAAATAATATAAAATGCCGTTGGAGCAATCATGATATTATATAATGCCCATGCTGCCAGGAATTTTCCAAAAACCACTGCAAAATCGGTAATCGGTGCCGTCATGAGCGGTTCAACCGTCCCGGTTTTATTTTCCTCTGCCAGCAATCGCATCGTAATGACGGGGGTGAGAATGGAGAGAATGAATTGTGTATATGCCAGGCTGTATCTCAATGTTGTTTCCTGCGTTATACCCAACATAATTGAGAAAAAATAACCCGAAAACACCATAAATACCGCGATAATAACGTAGGCGATTGGGGAAAGAAAATATGCATTGATTTCTCTTTCAAAGATAGTACCTGTGCTTGTCATTTACAACACCACCTCCTTTTCTTTCGTAGTAATCTGATGGAATATTTCTTCAAGTGTTATTGCATCTTGCCTCATATCCCTGATAATTCCATTATTTTTCACTATGCTT from Candidatus Kuenenia stuttgartiensis carries:
- a CDS encoding ABC transporter permease, whose protein sequence is MTSTGTIFEREINAYFLSPIAYVIIAVFMVFSGYFFSIMLGITQETTLRYSLAYTQFILSILTPVITMRLLAEENKTGTVEPLMTAPITDFAVVFGKFLAAWALYNIMIAPTAFYIIFLAWVGSPDYGAIIASYIGLVLMGGLFVSVGMLVSAVTKNQIVAAVTGIVALLILLVIGLASAENEGWLYSTLRYIGTYDHWETFTKGIVDTRDIVYYFSFSTLLLFIVVRIVESRRWR